Part of the Zingiber officinale cultivar Zhangliang chromosome 8A, Zo_v1.1, whole genome shotgun sequence genome, TCTACTAATCTAATGCCCCACCGTCCCGGCATTTGAGCCTTCATTAATGCTAaataatgttaaaaaaataaaaaaggacaaAAATAGCAATCACACGGAGTTTAATATTCGATTATTATAATAATACGACAAGccacttaaaatttatttatgttttgtatttatttatttatttgaaatatttccatttttataaaaaatatttaatacagTCTTATTGTTAAAACCTTGAAAGGAAATTACAACGGCGACTCCGGAGTCAGAACGCGATACCCAAATATATGCCTTTCCCTTCGTCTTTATCTTCTACGTTTCTTGCTGGTCCTACTGTAAAAGGTCTCCATCCTTGTGCCCCTTTCGAATTCGATCCATGCGCTAGGGTTCTCCATCAATTCTTCCGCCTGCGTCCGATTTCTTGATTTCTTCGTTCAATCGTTTGGCCGGCGCTCCCCTCTTTCGCCGTTCCTCGTCGCTGTTTCTGCGATTGATTTTCCTGATTCTGATTCAATTTCGGCTTCTGGTGATGGAAAGCTCCGGAGGAAGCTCCGATCACCACCGAAGCCAGTCGACAGAAGCCTCCGGTGGGTCGTCGAGGAGGTACAGGGTGCACTTTTCGCCGTCCCGTTTCATCCAGGCGCGGCTCTCGGCGGCTCTGGAGCTGTTTGGGGTCATTCGGACAAGAGGAAGTCGTGCGGGGAGCGACGAATTAATCGGAGGCCGGTCTCGAGGTCATGGCCACCGTCGGATCGATGCTTCCGGAGTCGACGGCGGGGAGGTTTCGATACGGATTGTTGGGGCCGGAGACCCGGAGGGACTGAGAACGGTGTCAGAGACAGAAGGAAGGTCCATTGATGTTGGGATTTCGAGCGGATTGGTTAGAGGTCCCATTGGGAGGCAGCCGCAGGGAGGAGATGGGGAGGGCAATAATGTGGTACGGGAAGTGCCTTTGCCATCTTCCTCTGCGCCTGCATCTGCCTCGCCTGTTGATAGTGGAAGCTCGGACGGTGAGTCTAACGCCAGTGGAGGTAATAATAGAGACGCATTGCACCAGAGATACGATATACAGCAGGTGGCCAGATGGATAGAACAGATTCTCCCGTTCTCTTTGTTGCTTTTGGTAGTCTTTATAAGACAGCATTTGCAAGGTACAAACAAGCAAAATCTATTCTTTTGAACCATATGTCTAGCAATATGAAGTGAGAGTTGTTTATATCTGTAATCACTGTTATATAATCTAATCCCTCATTTTCATTAAATGTGATGTATAAGTATGAAGAAGAAACATGTAGATATGGTTTATTACAATATTGATATTGGATTCTGTGTGTTTAGTGCATATGCTGATAAAATACTTTAGCTCTTATCTGAATTTATGAACTACAGAATTAAGTGACCTGGGTATCACTTGCAATGCAGCTTTACATAGAGTTAAAATTGGGATAAGAGCCATAGAACTAATCGCAAATAATTAGTTAGACATTTTTTTAACCAAGTAAAGAATTATAGATTCACTCTAGTAGTTTTTTGAGTACTCAGATTTTGATCTAAAGCAGATTGGCAGATTCACATTTAGGCTATTTTAGTTTTATTTGATAGCTTTTCTTGGTGTAGTTGTTTCAATTTTCCACTGTTATTTAGTTAGGTCTGGGGCTTTTGCTAATCTGGATACTTATCTGAGTCCATTGATTATTCACTCACCCCAAAATAAATCCAGCACAATATGTCATTTGACTAGAAGCTTACTATGAAAGATTTTCTCattctctctatttttttttaagtgtgtGATATGTTTCTTCAATATGGAATATATCAGGTTTCTTTGTCACAATTTGGATTGCTGCGGTGATGTTTAAGTCGAATGATATTTTGAGGAAGCAAACTGCCTTAAAGGTTCACTATTTGTCAACCTTAGGATACTCTTTATAACAGTTGATCTTTTTTCTCATGTACGCTGTATTTCTGATTATCTTCTCTTGTTTTGGGCTCTGCAGAATGATAGAAAACTCTCTATGCTTGTTGGAATCACACTAGTGTTTGTTATTCATATATTTGGAGTGTACTGGTGGTACAATAACGACAACCTTCTTTACCCACTAGTCATGCTTCCCCCAAAGGAAATACTGCCATTTTGGCATGCCTTATTTATCATCATGGTCAACGGTACCTATTTACATTAGAACGCTTTTCCACATTATAAACATATCTTATTTTGTTTTCATCTAGAATATCCAATACATAGCTTCTGATATGGGTATGGTTTCAGATACAATGGTACGCCAAGCAGCAATGGTTGTTAAGTGTATTTTGTTGATCTACTACAAAAATGGTAGAGGACACAATTACCGCAAGCAGGTTAGCCATCTTCT contains:
- the LOC122012854 gene encoding RING finger and transmembrane domain-containing protein 2-like, with translation MESSGGSSDHHRSQSTEASGGSSRRYRVHFSPSRFIQARLSAALELFGVIRTRGSRAGSDELIGGRSRGHGHRRIDASGVDGGEVSIRIVGAGDPEGLRTVSETEGRSIDVGISSGLVRGPIGRQPQGGDGEGNNVVREVPLPSSSAPASASPVDSGSSDGESNASGGNNRDALHQRYDIQQVARWIEQILPFSLLLLVVFIRQHLQGFFVTIWIAAVMFKSNDILRKQTALKNDRKLSMLVGITLVFVIHIFGVYWWYNNDNLLYPLVMLPPKEILPFWHALFIIMVNDTMVRQAAMVVKCILLIYYKNGRGHNYRKQGQMLTVVEYFLLLYRALLPTPVWYRFFLNKEYGSLFSSITTGLYLTFKLTSVIEKVQSFLTVLRALSRKEVHYGSYATTEQVTAAGDLCAICQEKMLAPILLSCKHIFCEDCVSEWFERERTCPLCRALVKPSDLRSFSDGSTSLFFQLF